The genomic interval CacaagagttttttttaccaaaccGCTAGAAAGTGACAACATTGTGAGGTTCGATATAGCATGTGCTTTTCACGTATGGTCTTCTTTACATGCAACTATTTCATGAATATATTCCTCACATTATGGAAATGAATGGTACTGGGAATATTTATAGTTATACGGCAGGCAAAGCTGTAAACCTTTTGTACGCAAAAGCGTTTATTTACAGTTTGTTCGGCATACAAGACAAGATGCTATAAATGGCGAATCGGGTATGAATGCATTCATAAAATATAAAGGGTAAAAATATCGACAAGAACATTATGAGTATAAATCATGAGAATAAAAGTAAGAGTAACCAAAGGCTTTTACATTTGGTGATTATTACGTGTTCCATTCTGTACCTCCGCCTGGTTTAACAAGAAATGTGGTCCATCCAAAACAAGAAAGCTCAAAAGTCTGGATCTTTTCACTCATTTTAATCCTTGAATAAACACTTCAGCTCCTAAATATCAAACGCTTATCATATtcctataaaaacaaaaagcaagttTAGTTTAGACTCAAGTTTGTAGTCATCTGGCACGCGAAAGTGAACTGGAGCTGAAAACACGAACTTGTAGAGAAACGTGGTAGCGAATGACACTCGAATGGACCCACACCTAAAACGTAACCTAGGCTGTCGAAATATCGAAGGCATTTAGGACAAGTTCAGCAATTCCAATGCATAAAAATTATAGAATAACACAGCATAGAAGTGTTAGGATGGGGAGTAATATTACAAAGTTGGacattgttttgaaaacgaGAAACTCACGGTTTAAACTGGATGGAAAGGTCTAAGAGGTCGACACTTGGTCGccatttgtttttagtttgagTAGCGAGGCGATCCTTTTTTCGCTTGGGAGAGAAAATCTATCGTACCGATCACAGGTcgtatttttacacatccagaaACAGAATAAGTTTAATATATGGACGAATTTAAATAAGGAAATAGCTTCGATTTGCATACATCAGTAGACATCAGTAGTGAATTCATTTCGCAGGATGAATGGTCGAGGGGTTTTGCTGTGTTTATAGTTAACTTCCTCTCAAACGCTGTAAGCGAGAAAGGGTAAAAACAAGCTCAAAAAATATACAGCTATCAGAACCAGAAATTTGACCACTTAAATGGATAAATTGAATACAGTTTGAAGTTGTAGTAGAACAGTTAAAAGAACAACTTCGATCCAATACTTTATCATTCCCACACAAAAGGCTAGGCCTATGATGGTGGCAATAAAAGAGACAGACAACTATACATGTGTTTTAACGTAAAAAACTTTAATAAGTTAGTCTTGATACTCGTTAAGGTTTGAACAACCTTGATTATATAGAAAAGTATGATAGATATGCATTGATATTTCTCTGTCACGAAGACTAGCGGACGAATTCCTTTTGGTCTTGATTCTAACTGTCGCCAATCGGGTTTAAATTTCTCTCAACTAGGAAGACCACAGTCATTTTTACTTTATATACAACTTTGTTTTTACCCTATGGCTAAGTAAGAAAAACAGTAAAAGAACAAATCTAAATTAATCTACATTTCTTTGGCTTGAAATAattgaacaaaacaaatgagaCTGTTTTTTACGAAAGCTATGGGTATGTTATGTACAGGTAGACTGGCGTTCGGGGAATAATTCTCATCCCGATAGGTATGGTTCAGTCTGAATTATGAAGAATTTAAATTCTATTCCTCTTTAATTCGCCTAGTGTCTTTACATCCAAGAGTGGCTGTTCGATTTTCTTACAGTACAGTACGTATAGGCCGCCTAATAGCATTGCCCCTGACTCGATTAACTCGCGCGGTTTTCATAGTACTGAAAGTCAATCCATATCACTGTATTATAGCTCGTACTGACTCAAGGCTAGAATTCACTGATTTGCAACTATAGACGCGACTGTCACCCCAGTATGAGGATGGTGGCCGCTCTCCTCGTCTCCGTTCGTTACTGTAGCAGTCATTCTCTTCTCTTTCTGTCGCCTGTTACAGAACCATACTCTCACCACTTCCTTGTCAAGCCCGAGGTTCTCTGCCAGCGCGGAGATCTCTTGCGCTGTTGGTTTTGGACTCTTGCAGAAATGATTTTCTAGTGCTCCTTTGACAGCGACCTCGATGGACGTTCTCttcttgcgcttgcgtccAGTGGTAGCAAGTTTATCCACTCCTCCCGTAGCCCCATTATTGTTATCAGCTTCTTCTAACCATTTCTGCAGTAGAGGCTTGAGCTTGCACATGTTCTTGAAACTCAGCTGCAAAGCCTCGAACCTGCATATGGTAGTCTGACTAAAAACATTGCCATAGAGTGTACCAAGCGCAAGTCCGACGTCCGCCTGAGTGAACCCCAGTTTGATCCTACGCTGCTTAAACTGCTTGGCGAACTGCTCCAAGTCGTCAGAAGTCGGAGTATCGTCATCTGCGTCAAGAATATCGTGTTGAAGCTGGGGGTCTTGCACGCCCGGGTTCTCGCGAATCGTCTGGTTATTCGGCGCGAATGAGGCTGGCAGAGTCATGGAGCCATTCACGTTTTGGTACGCCACTGAGACAGGACTCCCTGGTTGCAGCGCAGCGTTCAGATGTATACGAGTATGGTCAGGCGATCCTGCATTCGGTGGCGTCGTCCAGCGAACTTGCTCCAGCATACCAGGGTGGCCGGGCCTGTGGTGGACTAGTGTGGCGCCCGATGCTGTGGTCATTACAACTGGCGAACCATCGTCACGTAGCATCGGTTTGACTTCTTGCACGCTCATGGCGGAGTTTGGCGGCCAACCGACCGCTCCGCTATGATCTTGTACAACCCATTGATGGGTAGCAAGATTCTGGACCCGCTGTTGCTCGCTCACTGGATTTGGCTGAGAAATAGTTTCGTATTTCACGACCGGTTGCTCCTCGCGATAAGCCATAGTGGTCGGTTGGACTTGCATCCTCGTTTCGCCTTGAGTACTGGCCGATGGGATGTTTTGCTGTCCACCGTACGGGTTATTATTCTGTGTTGCCATTGCGCTCGGTTATTTCAATGCTAGCTGCTCCTCACAAGAGGCCTGAGTATTTTGCCGCCAGCCCGAAAACGTGTCGAAAGTTGTGTTGACTTCCCGCTATCCGATTGGCCAACCTCTCGTTGACTGACATTCCATTATTACTTAATTAATCATGATTCATCCGAGCGTCGCTTCCGATTGGTTGAGCGTTTGGAAAGGCCTCAGTCGCCACTAGCAACGATACCTTCGGGAGAATATGCTAATGACGTTTACCGCACGGCATTTGATTGGACGCCTGACAATTGGGCTTTTGTCTTCGGCAAAACCTTATTAGCGATCATTCCATGCGAAAGAAGCATTTACAAAGCGTAATCACAAACGCACAAAGCTACACTACTGCGATAGAGCATAGCATAGTTGTTCTTTGATATGAATTGTAAGAAGGCGGGAATATGTAAGACGAAGAAACAAATACTGGGCGAACTTATAACATGGCGTAACACAACGCACCACACAAAAATGTTGCTCGTTTCGAGACAGCAATAAACACGCTGTTCTTTCATCAACAATCAGTAACTTGAGTGGGTGAGACTCGAGGACTTGTGAACATGACAACTTTGACATTTGCGGATTGTAAACGCGTGGCCATGAGAAAGGCCACCCAGTCCGCAAAATGACCATAAATAAGAAATTAAACTCTTGCTTGGTGACATTTTGGTGAAGTGGATAGCGCATCTATGGTAGACCTGATAGATGATTTAGTCCCAGGGTTGGGTTTTTTTATTCTGTAATTACAGCCGAAACGCGGGATTTCCGCTGAGATTGTATCTAAAGTAAGACGTGGCGCGGAGGAAATGATCGTAAAGAATCGATGAAAGACATCCTTAAATATCTTCCGAAAACTTCACATTTGAGAAGTAGCACTTTAGAATGTTATGTTTCGCGCGCGTCAAGAACTATTACGAAAGTTCGGGATTCTTAATTAAGCTTTACGCATTATGTACGTTAAAAAGGCTGCGGAATATGTATTGTTAAAACTATAGTTAAACAAATTCTAGGTCCTAAGGGGCCGGATTTCTGCTAGCTATCTCCCATTAACCAACATAGACAGATGTGGTACTAGAGAGATCAGTGGAATATTAACACAAGCGAAAGCAAAGTAAAAGTCAACAGAAATATTTTGAGAACGCCAACACACGTAAAACCGCATAAAGCAAACGGctgctttttaaaaaaaagtttatttaaaatatgtaATCCTGAATAAGTTTGAATTATGAAATTTCGTAATTTCTCAGGATTAATTAAGACCTTTCTTTTGCTGACACGAGACAAAAAATTAGCGCCTTGGTCTTATGAGTTTTAGTGCTTGGCGAAATTCCCAATTGATTGCGCTACTCATTGCATTGTATAACCGTAGAATTAGTATTATGCTAATACACATGCCCTCTGCACATTATGAATTCTGTCGGTTCAAAAAAGTGCTTGAATCGAAAATTTACGTCGGAAAAGGCaaagttatttttaaattcCGTTTAAGACGTGCTTTTCATGGTTATTTCATGTCGCTTTCAAATTCAGAGAATAAATAAGCCGCTTTCTGAAAGCCGAAAACATCAAGCTTCAAAATGCCGAAGTAGTTGATTATGAGAAGCGAATTTCTGTCGCCGGGTTTGGTTATTGAAAGATaaccaaaacagcaaaatatcgAAAAAGAAACGCCCGAAAGAAAGAGCTAAGTAAAGCTTAAAGTTTGGGAATGGCTTAGACGAGATTATGCTTATAAACTCTGGCTTTTTCGGTTTGAGACGGGGCTCCCTTGAACAAAAGATTCTAGCTCGCGGGTGCTGTGTTTACTTACAGTTTGAGAACCAAACGATCAAAACCACGCTCTCCATCTCTCCTTGCCATATAAAAGAACCATTTTTCCAAAGCGAATTCATCCCATGAGTAAAATAAAGCGAAAAACCCGTTCACATAGGAAGCAAAGCCTCGTCTTACATGACTAGCTTTCACTCGGACAATGCCAGTTTTACGACTAAAGCATACATACATAAGTTTAGAGTCCGTTTAGTGATTCAGTTTACTGTATTTGCATGTATACATATACATGCGGCCGTAAATACTCAGAAAGTGTTTAAGTTCTGATGGACGAGTGCTCATAGGGCAGTAAAACAGCGCAGAGTTGGGAAGTTTTTCGTTCGCTTTTATTGCGAAAACTTGGCAAGACTCGAGCAAGAAGGCACCCTAAACATGCACGAAGGAGGTCGGGAAAACCTGTTGAGTCCACTCTCTCTTTAACTCTGACTTTAAAGTTGATTTGAATAACTAAAACCTAAGTTATGCAGCCTGAGAGAATCTGAAATTGAGATGATGCTTTGAGGGTAAGGTTTCGGATAAGTTGTAAAAGGATAATTTCAATTTCAATGTAACGGAGGTAGAAGCCAAGTATTCgaagtggggggaggggggattaaAGTACGTGGGATTATCCAAGTTGTTGCTTGCTTAAAACTCTCTTTGCCCTTTGAACCAGTAACAACGTTGTCTCTAGCGAATGCTTTTTTTAAGTAACATGACAAGGCTGgtgaacaagaaaaaaagaagacgTATTCATCTCTTAATCGGAAAACAGGTACTCAAGTAGTTGAAACGTAATTCAATCATCCAAACAAGACAATATATAacgaaaaagtattttaaaaattagaaaaagtaATGTCGGAAAAACATCGTACATTTTATTAAATATACCATTGAAAAGATGAAATGGTTGGTTTAATTAATATTTTCCTGCGGTTTTAAAAACGCCACaacttctctttttctttttaatgttTGCAGATTTTAATCCAAGCCCACTTTTCAAAGGAAGCACAAAAGCTCAGTTTAAGCCATTCACAAATACGTTATCAGTTTTACTTCATTCTAAAGATCAATTGCAAGGCTGTTAAACGAGATATCATTGAAAAACGGACCCCGGCCGTTCAAAAGCTGTGCTTTTCTGCTCTTATGGCATACTGCGAATTATATAAGGTCGTAAATCGCTTCCCATCTGTTCTTTTCGCATGTGTGTTTACAGACCACGAGCGATCAAAAGTGTTTGGTAAACATAATTCGCCGATGGTTAAATCCTATGTACAGCAAATTCGCTCTATATTGTACAGCACTATTTGAGTTTTCCTCGGCAGTCAAAGCTTTTGTGACAAATGCCAGGATTACGGGGTGTCTAATTACTTTTGGTAAAAATTGAGGTGAGGAATTTGTAAACAAAAGAAGGTAAAGCTTTAGGGGGCTTGAGTTGAGAAATAACAGCAACTGTAAGAGCGCGTACCATTTCTCTAGAGAAACTCATAAAAGGGGGGTTAATTAGCTACCGGCGTAAAGTATGACAATTTATCAAAATGGGGAAAGCAAGAAGTAATCAACTTGACATAAGAGAGAGCAGGTTTGGTAATATAACAATCAATGATGGGTT from Nematostella vectensis chromosome 14, jaNemVect1.1, whole genome shotgun sequence carries:
- the LOC5504763 gene encoding POU domain, class 3, transcription factor 4, which produces MATQNNNPYGGQQNIPSASTQGETRMQVQPTTMAYREEQPVVKYETISQPNPVSEQQRVQNLATHQWVVQDHSGAVGWPPNSAMSVQEVKPMLRDDGSPVVMTTASGATLVHHRPGHPGMLEQVRWTTPPNAGSPDHTRIHLNAALQPGSPVSVAYQNVNGSMTLPASFAPNNQTIRENPGVQDPQLQHDILDADDDTPTSDDLEQFAKQFKQRRIKLGFTQADVGLALGTLYGNVFSQTTICRFEALQLSFKNMCKLKPLLQKWLEEADNNNGATGGVDKLATTGRKRKKRTSIEVAVKGALENHFCKSPKPTAQEISALAENLGLDKEVVRVWFCNRRQKEKRMTATVTNGDEESGHHPHTGVTVASIVANQ